Sequence from the Rutidosis leptorrhynchoides isolate AG116_Rl617_1_P2 chromosome 3, CSIRO_AGI_Rlap_v1, whole genome shotgun sequence genome:
AACGAAATGAAAAAAAAGAGTGTTAGTAGTATTTTTGTTGTGCTTCTTGTTCAAATAATCATCCATGGGGATAATAACGTTATCATAGCTCAACCACCATTCAACCAACTACCACTCAACCCTAAGCAGGTTAGGACAGGATGCGGAAAAACTGGTGATTTCGAAAACGACACCACGGTTAATGTTCGAAATATGATGCTACATAGTCTTGTCGATATCGTTGTTCGTAACCGCCCGTACACGGGTTTTGTAGTTGTTCCAGACGGCCCGATAACTAGTGTTCAAGTCTTGCTCCTTTGCCCACCTCATTTAAGGGAGGACGATTGTTCAGATTGTATCGAGAAATCAGTCAACCATGTTAGAAACGCTTGTCCTAAAAATAAGAGAGCTGTAATTTGGGTGTTTAATTCCTACTTTAGTTATTGCATGGTGCGATACGCTGATTATGATATGAGAGGAAAGTACGAAGATTGGGGTCGGGATTGGGGCTTCTTCCAATGGGATAGAGGTGATGCCAACGTTGCAGAATTAAACAAGGGGTTTTCAGATTTGTTTAACAAGTTATTGGATGAAGCAATTggagataataaaaaaaaattagaagATCATCATCGTAATTTTGCAATAGGAAATTCAACTTATGGGTCAACATCAACTAAGTTGTACATGTCAGTTCAATGTACTCCTGATATTAGTAGGGAGGACTGTACCAAATGTCTAAACGAGGCAAAATTAAGGGTCGAAAGAGagggaataaataaaaaaaaatttaataagaaTTACACGTTGTTATCTATGAATTGTATTATAAGGTACGATCATGAAAGGATAGGATTATTCCCACCACTAACAAGACAAAAGTGAATATGATGTTACTATACATGTAAGCTTATTATATGACAAACACTTGGATCTCATTATTTTGATATTTTTCTTGTAAAATATGTTTTGAAATAGGTTATTGAATCCTAATTTATGCAAAATGAATAtgttttttcaagtttttttttttttttcataaatttCCAATTTATggataatattttatttaaattaagaaGAACTTGTGTAAAACATGAATTAACTTGATTTTTTTCTttcaaattagatatatatatatatatatatatatatatatatatatatatatatatatatatatatatatatatatatatatatagaagtaaTAAATTTAATAAATAGCGTCACCGATTTTTCATCCTCACAAACTCTATAACATGACCAATTAAGTTAAAAAATCACTTTCATTCTTAGACCATGCGTAATGTTGAGTGGTGTCACTTTTGGTGTCACTTGCTTTTTTACACTTTTTTGCTGAGTAGGACGTGTTACTTTTctgagtggagtagtggtggtgttattTTTCTGGTGTTACTTTTAGTGGAATGCTGAGGTggcattttatttttcttttttctgttttatttaattttatttatattatttatattattatatgattatatttattttttaaaaatattttaaaattctaacAGCAATATTTataaccgtttttttttttttaaaccggcTAGTTTTTCCCCTATATATACAACCACTCTTCTCAAATCATAAACACACACTTCATCTCTTCTAAAATTCTCAAACCATAAACACACACACTTCGAAATGAGTCAGTTGAATGTTGTTGTTAAAGTTCACTACGGAGGTGAATTTGATAGCGAAATGATGAATTATACCGAGTGTGAAACACGAGATTATTACATGGATGTTCGTAAATGTCCAAGTTATATGTGTTTGCTTGAGTTGCTACAGCGAGACATAATCTACCCCACTAAACAAATCTGGTTTTTCAAAAAACCCAACTCTCGTGCCTCGCTACTAGAAGAAGATCACGATTGGTTTGGTGCGACTGGGCGAGCCTTGTTACGTAACCAACCAATTAACATTTACACCGAATGGATCGATGAAAGCTACGCCATTTCTGCAAGTGAAGATGAAGCTGCTCCTGAATCTCCAGGGTTTCAGCAACACGATCCACGTGAATTCGAAGATTGATGAATGTGTTTGTTGAAATAGCCTTTTGGAATAATGTAATCGTTTTTAGGAACTAAGTTTATTTTCTATTTATAAAGAAATATTGTAATCGTTTTAGGAATTATTATAATAAACGGCTATATTTTATGGAATACTAATCTATCATTACAACTAAACATGAATTACATTAATTGAAATTACATAATTTTAAAATTCCATAACGAAACTATAAAATACATAAcaaattactcattattattagcgGACCGAAAGTAAGGTGATAAGTTCCAAACGTGCTCGGTTAAATCTGCCTCTAACTGTTGGTGAACTTGCTTGTCTCTTATTTCCTTAACCCTTGCATCTCGATCCCGCAAATCTCGTTGCAACCTTCGTGGTGGGTTCCTTTCTATCATTCTTTCTTCTCTCCTTTCAATAGCATAACCGTTATTTTCTTGAATCATGTTATATAATACAATACAAGCATACatatgtcttctaattttgttgaagtCTTTAGATCTCGCCGGAGTCTTTAACATTGCAAATCTACCCTGTAatactatgacgatcgctccaaatacatatggatgaacacgtcattcatcgatttcattgcgaggtatttgacctctatatgatacgttttgtaaacattgcattcttttgaaaaggcacaccataaatgaatatttaaatcaaaagttttcgacatctgatgatttctacatatagacaatc
This genomic interval carries:
- the LOC139899804 gene encoding antimicrobial ginkbilobin-2-like protein, translating into MKKKSVSSIFVVLLVQIIIHGDNNVIIAQPPFNQLPLNPKQVRTGCGKTGDFENDTTVNVRNMMLHSLVDIVVRNRPYTGFVVVPDGPITSVQVLLLCPPHLREDDCSDCIEKSVNHVRNACPKNKRAVIWVFNSYFSYCMVRYADYDMRGKYEDWGRDWGFFQWDRGDANVAELNKGFSDLFNKLLDEAIGDNKKKLEDHHRNFAIGNSTYGSTSTKLYMSVQCTPDISREDCTKCLNEAKLRVEREGINKKKFNKNYTLLSMNCIIRYDHERIGLFPPLTRQK